One Cryobacterium psychrophilum DNA segment encodes these proteins:
- a CDS encoding putative bifunctional diguanylate cyclase/phosphodiesterase — MFEMGATAATGSAPSVLLQLLSTFANPAAAYRRLPRIVPKFTTTSTMEVVEVEKSRAVVRYRLRDGYEHSRLDCQYASGLLAAVPTLFGFGRARIEHRECQSDGFPACTYEMTWSKRERWWSSRKPALSTQQSFGALLHRVKEVQHAAANLVSSEDLDEMLTRIVDHADSAVLAPAHLVVIQPDHGRPIVRSHGLDPEEAERTAEQILSGDDLGERSVVVPIESARRRHGYAAALFSPGHQAMDGEKELFEAYAGHAAAALDLFTALDGSNREARRSSALLGLAHELAVVDSVQQVSEAIATAVPKIVGCDLSAVLMWDQHLGVLKTVATSQFGEKERSLLLQNPLRASETPEITEILANHRSVLLSIDAVSPPLAMLLGAIGVPSVIAVPLLAGDKLMGIAVAGWCTPVPLERECGLLARIEGVSQQGAKALENARLLATVRHQALHDSLTGLPNRVLFTGALETALAESGPESTTAVLFCDLDNFKRVNDKLGHGTGDELLRQIAERLRVEISEGGTIGRLSGDEFAMVFREVPGEAWAVDQAKRIVECLNVPFRVAGQGLRITASVGVALHGGTNGRGEQLLVAADTAMYAAKRLGRNQVSVSNEISATGPSPLQHEELALALERNEMRLHFQPIVDMSVTDTGDVVGVEALIRWAHPRLGLLAPGAFLPLAEETGLIAELDLWSLGVACEALANWPDNGRRPVHVAVNLSSATLVDERLLPTVRAAVHRSQLSPDRLILEVIESRALIDVPGTIEQLTQLRQFGVRISLDDFGTGFSTLAWLKALPVDQIKIDRSFIMDLPDAASVALVQALLALAQKLKIGVIAEGVETIEQLHVLREAGCCYAQGYLLGRPAPALEAGAPDPAILA; from the coding sequence ATGTTTGAAATGGGGGCGACAGCGGCCACCGGCAGCGCTCCATCCGTGCTCCTGCAGCTTCTTTCCACCTTCGCGAACCCCGCCGCCGCCTACCGCCGCCTGCCACGCATCGTGCCCAAGTTCACCACCACATCGACGATGGAGGTGGTGGAAGTCGAAAAGTCGCGCGCGGTCGTCCGGTATCGCCTGCGTGACGGATACGAGCATTCCCGGTTGGACTGTCAATACGCCAGCGGGTTGCTGGCGGCCGTACCCACGCTTTTCGGGTTCGGGCGTGCCAGGATTGAGCACCGCGAGTGCCAGTCGGATGGCTTCCCCGCCTGTACCTATGAGATGACGTGGTCGAAGCGTGAGCGGTGGTGGTCGTCGCGCAAACCAGCGCTATCCACCCAGCAATCCTTTGGTGCGTTACTTCATCGGGTGAAAGAGGTGCAGCACGCCGCGGCCAACCTGGTCAGCAGCGAAGATCTCGACGAGATGCTCACCCGCATCGTTGACCACGCAGACTCAGCCGTCCTGGCCCCGGCGCACCTTGTCGTGATCCAGCCGGACCATGGCCGGCCCATCGTGCGTTCGCATGGCCTTGACCCCGAGGAGGCCGAGCGCACTGCGGAGCAGATCCTGAGTGGGGACGACCTCGGCGAGCGTTCGGTCGTCGTTCCCATCGAGTCGGCGCGAAGGCGTCACGGTTACGCGGCCGCACTGTTCTCGCCGGGGCATCAAGCGATGGACGGCGAGAAAGAGCTCTTCGAGGCCTACGCCGGACACGCCGCAGCCGCACTCGATCTGTTCACCGCGCTCGACGGCAGCAACCGCGAGGCACGCCGTTCGTCGGCGCTCCTCGGTCTCGCCCATGAACTCGCCGTCGTTGACAGTGTTCAACAGGTGTCAGAAGCGATCGCCACGGCCGTGCCGAAGATTGTCGGCTGCGACCTGTCCGCGGTGTTGATGTGGGACCAGCACCTCGGAGTCTTGAAGACCGTCGCGACCTCCCAATTTGGTGAAAAGGAACGCAGCCTTCTGCTGCAGAACCCGCTTCGTGCCTCAGAGACTCCGGAGATCACGGAGATCCTTGCGAACCACAGGTCGGTCCTCCTCAGCATTGACGCTGTAAGCCCTCCCCTTGCAATGCTCCTTGGCGCCATCGGAGTGCCGAGTGTGATTGCTGTGCCTCTCCTTGCCGGTGACAAGCTCATGGGCATTGCCGTCGCCGGCTGGTGCACACCGGTACCGCTCGAACGCGAGTGTGGGCTGCTTGCGCGCATAGAGGGAGTCAGCCAACAGGGAGCCAAGGCCCTGGAGAACGCACGCCTGCTCGCCACCGTACGGCACCAAGCCCTGCACGATTCCCTGACCGGCCTGCCGAATCGAGTGCTGTTCACCGGGGCGCTTGAGACGGCGCTCGCGGAGAGCGGGCCGGAATCCACCACGGCCGTGCTCTTTTGTGACCTCGACAATTTCAAGCGGGTGAACGACAAGCTGGGGCATGGCACGGGGGACGAGCTCCTGCGTCAAATCGCCGAGCGTTTGCGCGTCGAGATCAGTGAGGGTGGAACGATTGGCCGCCTGAGCGGCGACGAGTTCGCCATGGTATTCCGTGAAGTGCCGGGGGAAGCGTGGGCCGTCGACCAGGCGAAGCGAATTGTGGAGTGCCTCAACGTGCCCTTCCGGGTGGCCGGCCAAGGTCTGCGGATCACGGCGAGCGTGGGCGTTGCCCTGCACGGGGGTACCAATGGGCGGGGTGAGCAGCTGCTGGTCGCCGCTGACACCGCCATGTATGCGGCCAAGCGACTCGGGCGCAACCAAGTATCCGTGTCGAATGAGATATCCGCCACCGGGCCCTCACCGCTGCAACACGAAGAGCTGGCCTTGGCGCTTGAGCGCAACGAGATGCGACTACATTTTCAGCCGATCGTCGACATGTCCGTGACGGACACGGGTGACGTCGTGGGCGTGGAGGCCCTCATCCGGTGGGCGCATCCGCGGCTCGGGCTCCTCGCCCCTGGCGCATTCCTGCCCCTCGCGGAAGAGACCGGGCTGATCGCCGAGCTGGACCTCTGGTCGCTCGGAGTTGCCTGTGAGGCTCTGGCGAACTGGCCGGATAACGGCCGCCGACCCGTGCACGTGGCGGTCAACCTGTCGAGTGCGACCCTGGTCGATGAGCGGCTGTTGCCCACGGTGCGAGCGGCCGTGCACCGGAGCCAGTTGTCACCGGATCGGTTGATTCTTGAGGTGATCGAGAGCCGGGCGCTCATTGACGTTCCCGGCACGATCGAGCAGCTCACCCAGCTCCGCCAGTTCGGCGTGCGCATTTCCCTCGACGATTTTGGCACCGGGTTCTCCACGCTGGCCTGGCTCAAGGCGCTGCCTGTTGACCAAATAAAAATCGATCGTTCGTTCATCATGGACCTGCCGGATGCGGCATCCGTCGCCCTCGTTCAGGCGTTGCTCGCCCTCGCCCAGAAGCTCAAGATTGGCGTGATTGCCGAGGGTGTGGAGACCATTGAGCAGCTGCACGTGCTGCGTGAAGCCGGCTGTTGCTACGCCCAGGGTTACCTGCTCGGGCGCCCTGCCCCCGCGCTCGAAGCCGGTGCGCCGGATCCGGCGATCCTGGCCTGA
- the istB gene encoding IS21-like element helper ATPase IstB — MTLITAQDIIATGRQASLTHAVLVEWAEKGTPKQREYLHGVLLAEHESRQASRRQRLLTAARLPALKSLTGFDYSSVKFPEDYGREELTSLDFINRAEDLVLYGDVGTGKTHLASALIAAACQQGIPGRFYTTSSLVMQLRRAKDEGRLDRELANIAKNRLIAIDEFGYLPIDTEGARLLFQVIADGYEKRSLIITTNLEFSRWGTVFGDDNMAAAVIDRIVHHGRLLQFRGESYRVKHALMK; from the coding sequence ATGACCCTGATCACTGCGCAGGACATCATCGCGACCGGCCGGCAAGCATCGCTGACCCACGCCGTGCTGGTCGAATGGGCCGAGAAAGGCACCCCGAAACAACGCGAATACCTTCACGGAGTGCTCCTGGCCGAGCACGAATCCCGACAAGCATCACGCCGTCAACGACTGTTGACGGCCGCTCGGCTGCCGGCGCTGAAATCGCTCACAGGTTTCGACTACTCAAGCGTGAAATTCCCCGAGGACTACGGCCGGGAGGAGCTGACGTCGTTGGATTTCATCAACCGGGCCGAAGACCTGGTCCTCTACGGCGACGTTGGCACCGGCAAAACCCACCTCGCCAGCGCGCTCATCGCCGCCGCCTGCCAGCAAGGAATCCCAGGCCGCTTCTACACGACCTCGTCGCTAGTGATGCAGCTGCGCCGCGCCAAAGACGAAGGCCGCCTCGACCGGGAACTAGCCAACATAGCGAAGAACCGGCTCATCGCAATTGACGAATTTGGCTACCTCCCGATTGATACTGAGGGAGCTCGGCTCTTGTTCCAAGTCATCGCGGATGGTTATGAAAAAAGAAGCCTGATCATCACAACAAATCTAGAATTTTCGCGCTGGGGAACGGTGTTCGGCGACGACAACATGGCCGCAGCCGTCATCGACCGCATCGTCCACCACGGCCGCCTCCTCCAGTTTCGCGGCGAGTCCTACCGCGTGAAGCACGCGCTCATGAAATAG
- the istA gene encoding IS21 family transposase has protein sequence MSVQENIRTLDSHGIAGREIARRLGVSRDAVVKYTGQRDYSPQPPAPMARPAGSAMTGFETTVEEWLSEDQRRPRKQRHTAKRVFDRLVAERGFTGSYSPVQRFVKKWNDLHRQAGEGFTELVWPAGTAQVDFGQAEAIIGGLRQVLHIFVVTFPFSNMRFVQAYRGETAECVCHGLRTVFDHIGAAPRHLVFDNATGIGRRVGTKVVETKLFGAFKLHYRSESRYCNPYSGNEKGNVENAVGFLRRNLMVPEPEAATLQGLNEVLMTRCLALAEATHYRKGLPISELFAQDVAASLALPGVGFDPVRYESRTADKKGNLLIDGNTYAAGSSFHSRTLTVGLRHDVIEILDEQSTPVRSFPRAFGRQTETIFGPAALLPLLVTKPGAWSHSQLRPLVPGPVRDWLDKATATNRRRLLSAVDAASGSAGFDAAITAADMLIQRGDTPEIAALGMLARRLAGGTSPAVENVDLSVYDIFTADAFTTVNTLTGEIA, from the coding sequence ATGTCCGTGCAAGAAAATATCAGAACTCTCGACTCCCACGGAATTGCGGGCCGTGAAATCGCCCGCCGGTTGGGAGTCAGCCGCGACGCGGTGGTCAAATACACCGGTCAACGTGACTACTCACCCCAGCCTCCGGCGCCGATGGCCCGGCCCGCGGGCTCGGCGATGACTGGGTTTGAAACGACCGTGGAAGAGTGGTTGAGCGAGGACCAGCGCCGACCCCGGAAGCAACGCCACACGGCCAAGCGGGTCTTTGACCGGTTGGTCGCCGAGAGGGGTTTCACCGGCAGTTACTCTCCGGTGCAACGCTTCGTGAAGAAGTGGAACGACCTTCATCGCCAGGCCGGGGAGGGCTTCACCGAATTGGTCTGGCCGGCCGGCACCGCGCAGGTCGACTTCGGCCAGGCCGAGGCCATCATCGGCGGGCTCCGGCAGGTCCTGCATATCTTCGTTGTCACGTTTCCGTTCTCGAACATGCGCTTCGTGCAGGCCTACCGCGGCGAAACCGCCGAGTGCGTCTGCCACGGGCTGCGCACTGTGTTTGATCACATCGGTGCTGCGCCGCGGCACTTGGTCTTTGACAATGCCACTGGCATCGGACGACGCGTCGGCACCAAGGTCGTCGAGACCAAGCTGTTTGGCGCGTTCAAACTGCACTACCGATCCGAATCCAGATACTGCAATCCATACTCCGGCAACGAGAAAGGCAACGTGGAAAACGCCGTCGGGTTCCTCCGCCGGAACCTGATGGTCCCCGAGCCCGAAGCAGCCACCTTGCAGGGCCTGAACGAGGTGCTGATGACGCGGTGCCTGGCGCTGGCTGAGGCCACGCACTACCGGAAAGGCCTGCCCATCAGCGAGCTCTTCGCCCAGGACGTCGCTGCCAGCCTGGCGTTGCCCGGCGTCGGCTTTGACCCGGTGCGTTACGAGTCCCGCACCGCCGACAAGAAGGGCAACCTCCTCATCGACGGGAACACCTACGCGGCCGGTTCCTCCTTCCACAGCCGCACCCTCACGGTCGGATTACGCCACGACGTCATCGAGATCCTCGACGAACAGTCGACGCCCGTCCGCTCCTTCCCGCGGGCCTTCGGACGACAGACCGAGACGATCTTCGGACCGGCCGCGCTCCTGCCGTTGCTAGTGACCAAGCCCGGCGCCTGGAGCCATTCCCAGCTGCGGCCGTTGGTCCCAGGGCCCGTGCGCGACTGGCTCGACAAGGCCACCGCAACCAACCGGCGCCGACTTCTCAGTGCCGTTGATGCCGCATCAGGATCGGCCGGGTTCGATGCTGCCATCACTGCTGCTGACATGCTGATCCAGCGCGGAGACACCCCGGAGATCGCTGCGTTGGGCATGCTCGCCCGGCGCCTGGCCGGCGGGACCAGCCCGGCAGTGGAGAACGTGGACTTGAGCGTTTATGACATCTTCACCGCCGACGCCTTCACTACCGTCAACACGCTGACGGGAGAAATCGCATGA
- a CDS encoding helix-turn-helix transcriptional regulator, translating to MTTSGADRDDPGESCHHPRTLAEVCRVARFDRHFSEPLDVAAIAEIAHMSVSYFSRRLRLVFCESPHQYLYRRRIERAKWLLRTSELPVTEIANAVGYASLGTFTRTFVRIVGETPTRHRARGPIGPIPGCIARAWNKDSTIGEASR from the coding sequence ATGACGACCAGCGGCGCCGACCGAGACGATCCCGGAGAGTCCTGCCATCACCCACGAACGCTGGCAGAAGTATGCCGCGTGGCCCGTTTCGATCGACACTTCTCGGAGCCGCTTGATGTGGCCGCGATCGCCGAAATAGCGCATATGTCGGTTTCATACTTCTCTCGACGGCTCCGCCTCGTGTTCTGCGAATCTCCACACCAGTATCTTTACCGTCGACGTATTGAGCGTGCCAAATGGTTACTGCGAACCAGTGAATTACCTGTCACTGAGATTGCCAACGCGGTCGGATACGCCAGTCTGGGGACCTTCACGCGGACATTCGTGCGTATTGTCGGCGAAACTCCCACCCGTCACCGGGCACGCGGACCAATTGGTCCGATTCCCGGATGTATCGCCCGTGCGTGGAACAAAGACAGCACAATTGGAGAAGCCAGCAGATAG
- a CDS encoding VOC family protein, with product MFTNILVTPMYVTDQDQALAFYVDKLGFEVETDADLGNMRWLTVRLPSRTDRVVLLQRIGDQSATGSPETAEMLRELTERGTSSWMILTTNDCHDTYRKLTELGVEIIQEPTEQMYGTDMAIRDPFGNQIRITQMPSQGEESAPS from the coding sequence ATGTTCACCAATATTCTTGTCACTCCGATGTACGTGACCGATCAAGACCAAGCATTAGCGTTCTACGTCGACAAGCTCGGCTTCGAGGTCGAAACCGACGCCGACCTAGGCAATATGAGGTGGTTGACTGTGCGTTTACCCTCCCGCACCGATCGGGTTGTGCTGCTTCAGCGCATCGGCGACCAGTCCGCCACAGGCTCGCCCGAGACAGCCGAGATGCTGCGAGAGCTGACCGAGCGAGGCACATCGAGTTGGATGATCCTCACCACGAACGACTGTCATGACACCTATAGGAAACTGACCGAGCTGGGTGTCGAGATCATCCAAGAACCGACCGAACAGATGTACGGCACCGACATGGCGATCCGGGATCCATTTGGGAACCAGATCCGGATCACGCAAATGCCCAGCCAAGGCGAGGAATCTGCTCCTTCATAG
- a CDS encoding dihydrolipoamide acetyltransferase family protein, producing the protein MATLIRMPEVLAGSEDAAIQTWLVSVGQAIAVGVPLAEVETEKAIVEYAAETEGTVLRLLVAEGEPVAVGTPIAVVGAEGENIDDMLGDSPAAVPASANAVPSEVVAAAAPEPETAPEPGESPLASAPTELDGSHGQGDHAPGNGERRFASPLVRRLVKERGLDLSGVRGTGPGGRIVRRDIEGLATALENPAAPAAPAVAAAAAPAPASAAQAVPAESGGVDIPHTAMRRAIARRLTESKSTVPHFYLVADCRVDTLIALRATVNSGGSVKVSLNDFVVKAAAAAFQDVPEANATWGETAIRRHDSVDMSVAVGIDGGLVTPVLRSVQTLSLTEISRSIGDLAERARAGKLRQHELEGGSFAISNLGMYGVTEFSAIINPPQSAILAVGLARQLPVVVDGAIQVGTVMTVTLSADHRVLDGVLAAQWLAAFVRRIENPITILI; encoded by the coding sequence ATGGCCACTCTGATTCGAATGCCCGAGGTGCTCGCGGGCAGCGAGGATGCCGCCATCCAGACCTGGCTCGTCAGCGTGGGGCAGGCGATCGCGGTCGGCGTGCCACTGGCCGAGGTCGAGACCGAGAAGGCGATCGTCGAATATGCGGCCGAGACCGAGGGCACCGTGCTGCGGTTGCTCGTCGCCGAGGGTGAGCCGGTCGCGGTCGGAACCCCGATCGCGGTCGTCGGCGCCGAGGGCGAGAACATCGACGACATGCTGGGCGACAGCCCGGCCGCGGTGCCTGCGTCTGCCAATGCGGTACCGAGCGAGGTGGTCGCTGCGGCGGCCCCCGAGCCCGAAACCGCGCCGGAGCCGGGGGAGTCCCCGCTCGCATCCGCCCCCACCGAGCTCGACGGTAGCCACGGGCAGGGCGATCACGCGCCGGGCAACGGCGAACGCCGCTTCGCGAGCCCACTCGTTCGCCGGCTCGTCAAGGAGCGCGGGCTCGACCTGTCGGGCGTGCGCGGCACCGGCCCCGGCGGCCGAATCGTCCGGCGCGACATCGAGGGGCTCGCGACTGCCCTGGAAAATCCAGCAGCTCCAGCAGCTCCGGCCGTGGCTGCCGCCGCGGCTCCCGCACCGGCCAGCGCGGCTCAAGCCGTTCCGGCGGAATCCGGGGGAGTCGACATCCCGCACACGGCCATGCGCCGGGCGATCGCGCGCAGGCTCACCGAGAGCAAATCGACCGTTCCGCATTTCTACCTCGTGGCCGACTGCCGGGTCGACACACTCATCGCCTTGCGTGCGACCGTCAACAGCGGGGGCTCCGTCAAAGTCTCGCTCAACGACTTCGTTGTCAAGGCGGCGGCAGCGGCATTCCAGGACGTGCCCGAGGCCAATGCGACGTGGGGTGAGACGGCCATCCGTCGGCACGACTCGGTCGACATGTCGGTCGCGGTCGGCATCGACGGGGGCCTGGTCACGCCGGTCCTCCGCTCCGTGCAGACACTGTCCCTCACCGAGATCAGCCGTTCGATCGGCGACCTCGCTGAGCGTGCCCGGGCAGGGAAACTCCGCCAGCACGAGCTCGAAGGCGGCAGCTTCGCGATCTCCAACCTCGGAATGTACGGGGTCACCGAGTTCTCGGCGATCATCAACCCGCCGCAGTCGGCGATCCTCGCGGTCGGCCTCGCCCGGCAGCTTCCCGTGGTCGTCGACGGGGCGATTCAGGTGGGAACCGTCATGACGGTGACCCTCTCGGCCGACCACCGGGTGCTCGACGGTGTGCTCGCGGCACAGTGGCTCGCGGCGTTTGTCCGGAGGATCGAGAATCCGATCACGATCCTGATCTAG
- a CDS encoding alpha-ketoacid dehydrogenase subunit alpha/beta, giving the protein MPKMHRLDPAAPWVQITTTPADWKAADPTLLAAMLGELHLIRAFEETVLDLAGEGLVHGPAHSSIGQEGGAVGSIVGLRSTDAINGSHRGHHQFLAKAITHVSSGELDLANLVSEPIQTVLQRTLAEILGLAQGYCAGRGGSMHLQWFEAGALGTNAIVGGGVPLGAGNAWAQKHSGTSDITLSYFGDGAVNIGSVLETMNLAAAWKLPFAFMIENNLYAVSTSVQEATAEPRLSGRGLGFAIPSWRVDGMDPLAVHLAMRQAGEVMRSGGGPAVVELEVYRFFHQNGAYPGSAFGYRSKEEEASWRARDPLERVAKEMIALGLIDEAGVASVREQAQAAMTDAAAQLTEADPESAGKRRIRTELWPDTDFVDVGLRGDTSELAEARTLDPLHYDGELERKKFVEAVAAVMDRRMDQDERIVLMGEDIHRLGGGTNGATKGLTKRYPDRVLGTPISENAFAGLGGGMALDGRFRPVVEFMYPDFLWVAADQVFNQIGKARHMFGGVNPVPLVLRTKVAMGSGYGSQHLMDPAGIFATSPGWRIVAPSTAADYIGLMNAALALQDPVLVIEHVDLYGQADEVPAGDLDYQLPFGKAGIRRAGNDVTVISYLSMVRHSLEAVEQTGIDAEVIDLRWLDAASLDWDTLGESIRKTNAVLIVEQGARGTSYGGWLADEIQRRFFDWLDQPIERVTGGEASPSISRVLERAAIARTEEVVAGLERVRAGMGER; this is encoded by the coding sequence ATGCCGAAAATGCACCGATTGGATCCAGCCGCACCGTGGGTGCAGATCACCACGACGCCCGCGGACTGGAAGGCGGCCGACCCGACGCTCCTCGCTGCAATGCTCGGTGAACTCCATCTCATCCGGGCCTTCGAGGAGACCGTGCTCGACCTCGCGGGCGAAGGCCTCGTGCACGGCCCGGCGCACTCGAGCATCGGCCAGGAGGGCGGCGCCGTCGGCTCAATCGTGGGCCTGAGGTCGACCGATGCCATCAACGGCTCCCACCGTGGCCACCACCAGTTTCTCGCCAAGGCGATCACCCACGTCTCGTCGGGCGAACTCGACCTGGCGAACCTCGTGAGCGAGCCGATCCAGACCGTGCTGCAGCGCACCCTCGCGGAGATCCTCGGTCTCGCCCAGGGCTATTGCGCAGGTCGTGGTGGCTCCATGCATCTGCAGTGGTTCGAGGCGGGAGCCTTGGGCACCAACGCTATCGTGGGCGGCGGGGTGCCGCTTGGCGCGGGTAACGCCTGGGCGCAGAAGCACTCCGGCACCAGCGACATCACGCTCAGTTACTTCGGCGACGGCGCCGTGAACATCGGCTCTGTGCTTGAGACGATGAACCTCGCCGCGGCGTGGAAGCTGCCGTTCGCTTTCATGATCGAGAACAACCTCTACGCTGTATCGACCTCAGTGCAGGAGGCCACTGCCGAGCCCCGGCTGTCTGGCCGCGGTCTCGGCTTCGCGATCCCGTCCTGGCGTGTCGACGGCATGGACCCGCTCGCTGTGCACCTCGCGATGCGACAGGCGGGAGAGGTCATGCGCTCGGGTGGTGGTCCCGCAGTCGTGGAGCTCGAGGTCTACCGCTTCTTCCACCAGAACGGCGCCTACCCCGGAAGCGCGTTCGGCTACCGATCGAAGGAGGAGGAGGCCTCGTGGCGCGCCCGCGATCCCCTCGAGCGCGTGGCGAAAGAGATGATCGCCCTCGGGCTCATCGACGAGGCGGGCGTCGCCTCCGTGCGGGAGCAGGCGCAGGCCGCTATGACGGATGCCGCCGCGCAGCTCACCGAGGCCGACCCGGAGTCGGCCGGCAAGCGTCGCATCCGCACCGAGCTCTGGCCCGATACCGACTTCGTCGACGTCGGCTTGCGCGGTGACACGAGTGAGCTTGCCGAGGCGCGCACCCTCGACCCGCTTCACTACGACGGGGAGCTGGAGCGCAAGAAGTTCGTGGAAGCTGTGGCCGCGGTCATGGACCGCCGCATGGACCAGGACGAGCGGATCGTCCTCATGGGCGAGGACATCCACCGGTTGGGCGGCGGCACGAACGGCGCCACGAAGGGACTGACGAAGCGCTATCCCGACCGGGTGCTCGGCACCCCGATCAGCGAGAACGCGTTCGCCGGCCTCGGCGGTGGCATGGCGCTGGACGGCCGCTTCCGCCCCGTCGTCGAGTTCATGTATCCCGACTTCCTCTGGGTCGCCGCCGATCAGGTGTTCAACCAGATCGGCAAGGCCCGCCACATGTTCGGCGGTGTGAACCCGGTGCCCCTCGTGCTGCGCACGAAGGTCGCAATGGGCTCCGGCTACGGATCGCAGCACCTCATGGACCCCGCCGGGATCTTTGCGACCAGCCCCGGCTGGCGCATCGTCGCACCGTCCACCGCGGCAGATTACATCGGCCTGATGAACGCGGCGCTCGCGCTGCAGGACCCGGTACTCGTTATCGAACACGTCGACCTTTACGGTCAGGCCGACGAGGTGCCGGCCGGCGACCTCGACTATCAACTGCCGTTCGGCAAGGCCGGAATTCGCCGCGCCGGCAACGACGTCACGGTCATCAGCTACCTCTCCATGGTGCGCCATTCGCTGGAGGCCGTCGAGCAGACCGGCATTGACGCCGAGGTCATCGACCTGCGCTGGCTCGACGCGGCCTCGCTCGACTGGGACACCCTCGGCGAGAGCATCCGCAAGACCAACGCCGTTCTCATCGTCGAGCAGGGCGCACGCGGCACCTCGTATGGCGGCTGGCTCGCCGACGAGATCCAGCGACGTTTCTTCGACTGGCTCGACCAGCCCATCGAACGCGTCACGGGCGGCGAAGCATCGCCGAGCATCTCCCGCGTGCTCGAGCGCGCGGCGATCGCCCGCACCGAAGAGGTCGTCGCCGGCCTCGAGCGCGTTCGCGCGGGAATGGGAGAGCGCTGA